A single genomic interval of Electrophorus electricus isolate fEleEle1 chromosome 2, fEleEle1.pri, whole genome shotgun sequence harbors:
- the nrm gene encoding nurim — protein sequence MASNIVRDVTLCVIALINFVFVFGTGADFVRFISFRAIYHNITGGASLCQDAVSWSVVLRDGAVLRALGVDLALLAFFSAQHSVLARAPVKTACQAVLGVLHRALYCFTTALALQVLMHCWQPVTSAPCLWSVRNAPWDIWFPLICFTVHFLCWAVICSILLIFDYPELLGLKQVYYECLGLGDPLSLKSPRAQRLYTHLRHPVFVELLLVLWLVPTLSLDRCVLATYLSLYLALAHTLDDQDCAYLNTQFHSKLQLFSNRQGGSTQPNNNNDHKQN from the exons ATGGCGTCGAATATAGTTCGCGATGTAACTCTTTGTGTTATAGCTTTAATAAACTTCGTTTTCGTATTTGGTACCGGTGCAGATTTCGTTCGTTTCATTTCTTTTCGGGCCATTTACCACAACATCACGGGTGGCGCATCGCTGTGTCAAG ATGCAGTGTCGTGGTCTGTGGTTTTGCGAGACGGTGCAGTTCTGAGGGCTCTGGGTGTAGATTTAGCACTCTTAGCTTTTTTCAGTGCCCAGCACAGCGTGCTTGCCCGGGCACCAGTGAAAACAGCCTGCCAGGCTGTACTGGGGGTCCTACACCGGGCCTTGTACTGCTTTACTACAGCACTCGCACTGCAG GTGTTAATGCACTGCTGGCAGCCTGTGACCAGCGCCCCCTGTCTTTGGTCAGTGCGCAATGCACCTTGGGATATCTGGTTTCCCCTCATTTGCTTTACGGTGCATTTCCTATGCTGGGCGGTCATCTGCAGCATCCTGCTCATATTTGACTACCCAGAGCTACTGGGCCtcaaacag gtgtatTATGAGTGTTTAGGACTTGGTGATCCACTCTCTCTGAAGTCGCCCCGAGCCCAGCGTCTTTACACCCATCTGCGTCACCCTGTCTTTGTGGAGCTGCTGCTGGTACTCTGGCTAGTGCCCACACTGTCGCTGGACAGGTGTGTGCTGGCCACGTACCTGTCCCTCTACCTGGCTCTCGCACACACGCTGGACGACCAGGACTGTGCCTACCTCAACACACAGTTCCACAGCAAGCTGCAGCTCTTCTCTAATCGACAAGGGGGCAGTACCCAGCCTAATAACAACAATGATCACAAGCAGAACTGA